A window of the Dioscorea cayenensis subsp. rotundata cultivar TDr96_F1 chromosome 14, TDr96_F1_v2_PseudoChromosome.rev07_lg8_w22 25.fasta, whole genome shotgun sequence genome harbors these coding sequences:
- the LOC120275391 gene encoding mechanosensitive ion channel protein 8-like: MESLRRSFKSQSSYKRSSSRNPSFDQEQHQEQQPILFDHRDEFVVRVDGTTTNNNTNNNTNTNTTSGDFLIDPGGTAGGFEFDKQWRETSMDIDLEMDEIKKPTMNTASRELRVSFRDPSRMSSSSSEDVAPSSADTGDAEVLRCTGNSSFRRTSTLLRAKTRSRLMDPPPGESMRKSGWIPKSGQLKSGMLGKIDDDDDDPFMDDDLPDEMKRENWSILTILQWISLFIIVIAFFCSLFIRPLQQQTVWDLHLWKWTLLVLVLFCGRLVSGWFIRFIVLCFEYSFMLRKRVLYFVYGVRRAVQNCLWLGLVLLAWHYLFDDKVARETRNTTLPYVTKVLLCLLIANAFRLVKTLLVKVLASSFHVSTYFDRIQESLFNQYVIEALSGPPLIELQSIKEDEDRTLAEMQKLQRAGATIPNDLRAAVLPSRSGRVIGGGPSGRFSAQRTIGAKSVRFSGVVSRKDFSRQLQVQQPQEGITIEQLHKLNQKNVSAWNMKRLMRMVRHGTLTTLDEQILQTGTGAEDESATEIRSENEAKVAAKKIFNNVARPSSKYIYLVDLMRFIGEDEALKTMSLFEGAQETKKITRKALKNWVINAFRERRALSLTLNDTKTAVNKLHQMANVVVAIIVLGIWLLILGIATTHFFVLISSQALVAVFMFGNTLKMVFEAIIFLFVMHPFDVGDRCEVEGVQMIVEEMNILTTVFLRYDNQKIIYPNTLLATKPISNIYRSPDMGDAIDFCVHVSTPVHKLAIMKEKIEGYIQSKKEHWYPTPTVMLKDVDDMNRLKVAVWLRHRMNHQDMGLRWQRREMVLQEMIKVLRELDIEFRMLPLDVNVRDMPALTSTRLPSTWKTFG, encoded by the exons ATGGAATCCTTAAGAAGATCCTTCAAATCTCAAAGCTCATACAAGCGCTCTTCCTCCCGCAATCCCTCTTTCGATCAAGAACAGCATCAAGAACAACAACCCATTCTCTTTGACCACCGCGACGAGTTCGTCGTCCGTGTCGACGgcaccaccaccaacaacaacaccaacaacaacaccaacaccaacaccacCTCCGGTGACTTCTTGATCGATCCTGGTGGCACTGCAGGAGGATTTGAATTCGATAAGCAGTGGAGAGAGACCTCCATGGACATTGATTTGGAGATGGACGAGATCAAGAAGCCGACGATGAACACTGCATCGCGGGAGCTGAGAGTTTCATTTCGGGATCCGTCACGTATGTCATCGTCTTCATCGGAAGATGTTGCCCCGTCTAGTGCCGACACCGGTGATGCTGAGGTCCTCCGATGCACTGGCAACTCCTCATTCCGGCGCACATCAACGCTGCTCCGTGCAAAGACGAGATCGAGGCTGATGGATCCACCGCCGGGAGAGAGCATGAGAAAATCTGGGTGGATTCCCAAATCCGGGCAGCTGAAATCAGGGATGCTCGGCAAAATAgacgatgacgatgatgatcCTTTCATGGATGATGATCTCCCCGACGAGATGAAACGCGAGAACTGGAGCATTCTTACAATTCTGCAATGGATTAGCTTGTTCATTATCGTCATCGCCTTCTTCTGTAGCCTCTTCATCCGCCCTCTTCAGCAGCAAACCGTTTGGGATCTTCATCTCTGGAAATGGACACTGCTCGTGCTCGTCCTCTTCTGCGGCCGCCTTGTCTCTGGCTGGTTCATCCGCTTCATCGTCCTCTGCTTTGAGTACAGCTTCATGCTTCGGAAACGAGTGCTTTACTTCGTGTATGGCGTGCGCAGGGCCGTGCAGAACTGTCTCTGGCTCGGCCTTGTGTTATTGGCCTGGCATTACTTGTTCGACGACAAGGTTGCGAGGGAGACGAGGAACACCACATTGCCATATGTCACCAAGGTCCTTCTCTGCCTCTTGATTGCTAATGCTTTCCGGCTCGTCAAGACATTGCTTGTCAAGGTCTTGGCTTCCTCCTTCCATGTCAGTACTTATTTCGATCGGATACAAGAGTCTTTGTTCAACCAGTATGTCATCGAGGCGCTGTCTGGTCCACCGTTGATTGAGCTTCAAAGTATCAAGGAGGATGAGGATAGGACACTGGCTGAAATGCAGAAGCTGCAGAGAGCAGGGGCAACAATTCCTAATGATCTCCGAGCTGCTGTGTTGCCGAGTAGGAGTGGGAGAGTGATTGGTGGAGGCCCAAGCGGGCGGTTTAGTGCGCAGAGGACGATCGGCGCAAAGAGTGTGCGCTTCTCCGGCGTTGTTTCAAGAAAGGATTTCAGCAGGCAGCTGCAGGTGCAGCAGCCACAGGAGGGAATTACAATTGAGCAGCTGCATAAGCTCAATCAGAAGAATGTCTCTGCTTGGAACATGAAGAGGTTGATGAGGATGGTGAGGCATGGGACACTTACGACACTGGATGAGCAGATACTGCAGACCGGCACCGGTGCTGAGGATGAGTCGGCAACTGAGATACGAAGTGAGAATGAGGCCAAGGTTGCTGCTAAGAAGATCTTCAACAATGTGGCCAGGCCTAGCTCTAA ATACATTTATCTGGTGGATTTGATGCGTTtcattggagaagatgaagctctGAAAACTATGAGTCTATTTGAAGGAGCTCAGGAAaccaagaaaatcacaagaaagGCTTTAAAGAACTGGGTG ATCAATGCATTTAGAGAACGCAGAGCACTTTCTTTAACATTAAATGATACAAAAACAGCAGTAAACAAGCTTCATCAGATGGCAAATGTGGTTGTGGCCATAATTGTATTGGGCATTTGGCTCCTCATTCTTGGCATTGCAACTACCCATTTTTTTGTGCTCATCAGTTCTCAGGCACTTGTTGCAGTTTTTATGTTTGGTAACACTTTGAAGATGGTCTTTGAAGCAATTATATTTCTGTTTGTCATGCACCCTTTCGACGTCGGTGATCGTTGTGAAGTGGAAGGAGTTCAG ATGATTGTTGAGGAGATGAACATACTGACAACAGTTTTTCTGAGGTATGATAATCAGAAAATCATATACCCAAACACTTTGCTAGCAACAAAGCCAATTAGCAACATTTATAGGAGTCCAGATATGGGGGATGCAATTGATTTCTGTGTGCATGTTTCAACTCCTGTGCATAAGCTTGCAATTATGAAAGAGAAAATAGAAGG GTATATACAGAGCAAGAAAGAACACTGGTATCCAACTCCAACAGTTATGTTAAAAGATGTGGATGACATGAATAGGCTGAAGGTGGCCGTATGGTTGCGGCACCGTATGAATCATCAAGACATGGGATTGAGATGGCAGAGAAGAGAAATGGTGCTCCAAGAGATGATCAAAGTTCTCAGGGAACTTGACATTGAGTTTAGGATGCTGCCTTTAGATGTAAATGTCCGAGACATGCCCGCATTGACCTCCACACGCTTACCGTCTACCTGGAAAACTTTCGGTTAG
- the LOC120276459 gene encoding protein IQ-DOMAIN 1-like, translating to MAGALSLFGALRRSFSKSSCKTVSVIDNKQMVLKPMLEKSDVVSSSPSNSYRPRFSAISIEDAAAIKIQAHFRGHLARRAFRALRSLVKLQALVRGVCVRRQARIAVHCMQVLVRLQVRVRARQLLSSSGHANLS from the exons ATGGCCGGAGCCCTTAGCTTGTTCGGTGCTCTTCGTCGGTCTTTTTCTAAATCTTCATGCAAGACTGTTTCTGTGATTGATAACAAGCAAATGGTCCTGAAGCCAATGCTCGAGAAAAGCGATGTTGTTTCTAGTAGTCCTAGTAACAGTTATCGACCTCGTTTTTCTGCAATATCTATTGAAGATGCTGCTGCCATAAAGATCCAAGCTCATTTCAGGGGCCATCtg GCAAGACGTGCATTCAGAGCGCTGCGGAGTTTAGTGAAGTTGCAAGCATTGGTACGTGGAGTGTGTGTTCGGAGACAAGCACGGATTGCAGTTCATTGCATGCAGGTTCTAGTCAGGTTGCAGGTTAGGGTGCGAGCAAGGCAACTGTTGAGTAGCTCTGGTCATGCAAACCTCTCTTag